The Puntigrus tetrazona isolate hp1 chromosome 3, ASM1883169v1, whole genome shotgun sequence nucleotide sequence TTCAGTTTAGCTTTTTCCTCCTCTAATTGGTTTTGAATATCTTTGAGTTCAATCTCATATTTGACTTTAATAGCCTCTATCTCCCGTTTGGCCTCCTCCTCTCTTTCCAGAAGCAGCTCCTGAATCATTTTGTCAGTGTAGAAACTGGGTTTATTACTCCACATCATCTTATTGATCTTGTTTAACAGACTCACCACCTGAGCGGGGTCTTTCTGTTCGTTGCTGAGAACGTGAAATCTTCCTCCACAGGCACGGATCAGTTGTTGGATTTCTTGATCTTCTTTAATGCAGTCTTCAATGCTCTGATCTTTGAGACTGTCTCCTCGTGTGAAGAGCACCATAGTGTAGGCCTCTGCTTTCTGTCCGAAGGCCGTCTTGATGAGCTGAAcggtttctctctcttctcgtGTGATCGGGCCGACAGCGATGACCAGCAGAAACACATGAGGTCCAGGAGCCGACAGATCAATGCATCTCATGATCTCCTGCTGGATCTCTTCATTACTGAGGCTTTTGTCGAAGAGTCCCGGTGTGTCCACCACAGTCACGGGCCGACCGCAGACCGTCCCTCTCTCTCGATGGCAGGTCTTGGTCACAGATCTCATCGCGGCCCTTGATTCGAACACCTTGCTTCCCAGGATGGTGTTGCCTGAAGCACTTTTTCCAGCTCCGGTTTTTCCAATCAGAACGATCCTCACACACTCCAAGTTCTTTTTCGCACGAGTGGCTGTGAATTATAAGAAAGAATATGCTCAGTGTTGTACAGATTACAATATTACATCAAAgcagtgttattttcatttttccagattttagtcatctgaattgtttttacttttagtcGGCTGCTTATCTTGAGGTTTCAGTTGAATGAATCTACAGTGAATTTAGTCAGCTAAAATATAATGGTTTTAGTGCAATTCCTTTAAAACCAAATGCATAGAAGCGATGGATGTAATATACTGGTATACCTTCTCCCTGCTGTTTGCATATTTTGACGAGGTGTTTTAATTCGTATGACCTCACTCATTCAAATTCATAAAAGTTCTGCTATGTATGGTATTTCACGAGATGCCGGTTGGCATGAATTTGCACAAATGGCCTACACCTAACCCTGCCCCTAACCTCAATGGGTCTGTAGACAAATCGCACGAGTGAGGTCAAACTAatttgtacgaattagccacaAATTTGCCATCtcgtaaaatatatacaaattggTCATAAAACTGTCAGACAgccacaaatatattttcataaatatgcatatactgTGACAAAAGCAGCCCGCAAAGAACAGacaataaatagaaaacagaaataaaatagtcataatatatatatatatatatatatatatatatatatatatatatatatatataaataaataatcacatatTTTTGATCATTACTCACATTTTGCTCTCTTCAAATTTCCATGTATTTCTGGCCTCTGTAAGGGCTCTGAAGAAGAAAATTAGCAATCAACGATAATGGAAAAGTTTAAAAACGTAAAACgtgaaaatttaattttcttttcaaaatgcatcTAATCCCCCTTTTCCTGGCATCATTGCCAAAATCCAGTagtataacattattaataatattaataaatgatcttGATGTCTTCATTTTGAACATCCCCGAAGTCATCAAAGGACAACAGACTAAACTCAAACAAGTCAGGTTTTTCTATTCTGACGTTAATATTCACTAAACACTTACATTCTGACTGAATAATGATATTTGCttctctgaaaacattttaaatgtataaaaagagtTGGCATGGAGTTTTGTCTACAGATCATAAAAGTGATTTGTATGGCATTGTAACATATTTCATGTAAACTATAGGCAAAGATTTACCTAGAGGTGCTTTGTTTGTCCCGGGTCTTTAGAAATCTTCAAGTGATGGCCACCGTTTTTGCTCCACTATTTTCTCGATGTTCTCCAGAAGATTCTGCACCTGTGACTGGTCTCCATTCTTCTGTAGATGACAGTGTGGTCGTCTGCAGGTCTGCAGGAGAGACTCAGAGTCTCTGACGCTGATGTACTTCTCGTGCATGAAGACGACGATCACGTACTCTGATGCGCCTGCACCAAAAATGATGTTAATGTGCTTGAGGGCTTCTTTTTCTAGATCTGTAAATGACTGAGGCTTCAGGACCAGAAGAAGAGCATGAGGACCAGGACCGGACAGATTGAACAATTTCTTCACATCTTGTTCTTCAGGAGAGAGAACGAGGTTGAGCAGATCGGGGGTGTTGATGACCACCACACGTCTCTTCAAAACAATCCCATCATGCCTCTCAAGCAGGTTCAGGGAGGACTTCATAAAGGCCTTTCGTCCCAGGATTGTGTTTCCACAGGAGGCTTTAACATCTGCGTGTGACCCCAGGAGCACTACTCTCAGGTCGTTTTTAATCCCAAACACtgaaattaaagtgtttttgtaaacCAGCGATAAAAGCCAGGAGGAGATGTGGATGTATTTTGACTTAAAGTGATGTAAAATAACAATGCTGAAGCTTTGAATACAGTATTAGCCTAATCTCAAGAGACAGAGAAACTAAGTATGCCTTCTGCAAAGATTCTTGATCTCAATCATGAAAGTAAAACAAGAATCCACATAATCCAAGAACGAtaagaaaataatgtaattatagcTGTTTTTATTCAAGAGGAAAACATTATTATCAACGTTTTTACCATGAGAAAGATCTGCTCATTTAATATGCCATGTTTGTAGCatctatgatttattttaaatgtaaaactcacTGCTTGGAGGTTCAGTCATACTTCCTCTTCTTCTTAACTGATGTCCCCCTGTTAGACACATTCAacttaaatcataaaaaataaatgttgcttaaaTGTCCTACTGTAACGTGAAAGTTATTCAATCTCTGAATGCAGTATTATTTTGAATCCAGTGCCTTAATTGAAATTCATTTACAAGAATCTGACCTGGTTCTCTGGATGATCCACTCCAATCAGCCATTCTCACACAAACGTAAATGCTGTAGACAGAACCACTTCAGAAGGCAAGAAACTAAATGTGTTGCAGCTGATAAAATGTGTGCTCTATCTATAATGTTGTGTATTAATAACTCAGCAAAACCGGTTGGACTTGATATTACATTCCAAGCAACTCCTGCAGCGTGACGCTACAGAGCTAGATGTTTCACAGCTCTGGCTTTGTCTCAATTAAAGGTCAATTAAAATGTAGAGTATAGAGTGGTAGGGATATGCCATTAACATTAAAAGGATCATTTAGAAGAGAGGTTTAAAACGTTCGGTAGCTGCTGATGACAGATGGGATACAGGCTGACCTGCACTTTAAAGTCAAGAGGAGCTGTTCAATAAAAGACGCGAGTACGAGAAATAAAATGCGTGTCTTCCACTATATGATCAAGAGCTTTAGATGTCATCAGGTCAGATCATCTTCAGTCAAACAGTGcttataaaaaaactgattgtgTAACAGCTTCAAACAGAAGTACTTTAGTTTAAGTAGCGTAAGAAAAAGTAAttcaacacatttacaaaaatatggccaaaatatcattatatactTCCAAAATTTATGATTGATGTGAAATAGTACAAATGATTCTTTAGTTAAAATAAGAACCTCCGCTCATCCAggtctttataaatatatacacacattttataagGCCAATAAACTGAgtaaatatctgaaataaatcTTGAGTATAGATGAATGAATTGCTTTAGTAACATgctgttatatataattatatatgctTTACCGCCTCCTTTAaccttctgtttttttgttttttttaccacaacTGCATTGAATGATGTGATAAAGTCAGGATTGAGATTCAACAGACTCGTCACCATTTTCAAGGTTTGGGAAAAGCCCTttagggagaaaaaaagaaaagacttttGTAACAAGATTTTGGCAGTAAGTGAAAATCACCAAGCATGATTTCAGCTCCTAAAAGCAGGGCTATATAGCTCAGCGGTCGATTTAGGGATTTACAATAACAACATCTGACAGAGAGACTTCAAGTGATTGTCCGATTCTGCTTACAGCTTTTCCCACGCTCCACTCTTTTTATACTGTTCTGTTAAAAACGCCTATAAAAacgtcaaaatgaaaacaatttcaAAAGTCACGAAAATAAATAGCAACAGGACAAGTTATGAGAATgaataaaatctcaaaaatcAACGAGCATGGACAAAAtctcaaaagaaaagaacattaacagattaagaaaaaaaaactcgaATGAAAACAGAGAAAGTCCTGAAAATGAAccgaattttaaaaagtaacggACATGGGCAATATCTATAAAAGTGacgaaaataaaatgtcaaaaagtcACGAAAACGAATAAGATGTCAAAAGCCACGAGCACGAACAAAATCTCAAAACTCTCCTGAACACGTCCAAGCAGGACGAACCATTACCTTTTCCCCGCAAATGAAAAATGTCCAGGAGTTTCTCCAAAGGAAAACGGGGAGAAGAGCTGCTTTCTTCAGATTCGGCTCGCCACTCATCCACCACACCACGAAAATAAGAAGACTGTTACCTGAAACTCTACTTGCTTCGACACTTTTTGATCCACTTGAGCTCAAACGAAGAGCTGCCGTGATGACTTTCCTCAGCGGGTCGAGTGATAACGTCTACTTTGGGTTCGCAGTGACACCGAAAAGCCGTCGAGATAAAGATCCCAGGAAGCAAGCAACCACCGAGCTGTTAAATCAACACTAACTGCTTTGAATAACGTGACAAAGTCAGGCCGGTTCAATGCTGAAACAAGGTGGAGATTGGACAGAAGCTTAACAGTCAATGAGAAAAAGATCGgtctttagagaaaaaaaaaattgggacaGCAAGCGGCCCAGTGGTTTAAGTCTTAAAAAGCTGACCCTCATCAGACTGCTGCCTCTTTTGTTTTGGGTTctctgaaatgtgaaaaagaaaacatgaagtTGTGAACAAGGATAAACATGGCTGGATGGATGGGGGAATAAACGACTgcagaaatgaataataataataatgaggaggaggaggaggatggcACAAATCACATATTACCAGCAATAAAATGTCCTAAacgtcctaaaaaaaaaaaaaaaaaaaaaaaggttgtagACGTATCGAAGCAAATTGACGATTGCCCGGGAACTATCAATGATAACTACTACACAACACTTCCGGTTGTAGTTGCCGCTGATGGTCTAGCGGGCAGCGCTCTGGTCTCTGGTGCAGGAGCAACTCTGGCTGCTATGTGTCGAATCCCGCCGCGACACATGGTTCGCCTTCCACTTTTCTTTCAGTCTCCATTCGccaaaaataaagtacattgcCGTCCGCACCTGAACATGACTGTCGACAGAACAAGACTGTATGCCGTTGAAAAGCAAGACGATTTTCACTGTTCTTTAGAACCGCTGTACAACAGCCCCGACAAAATGAGTGAACAAGATGTCAGCTATAAGTGACACAAACTAAAGAATACTTCAACTGCTAATGAACACCACCGAATAATACCTCGACTATGTGACAAGTCCACTATAAGTGACACCAAGTGAAAAATAGTTTGACTACTAATGATACCCGCTGAAAAATATCTGGACAAAATAAGAATTGTCCCATCGACTAAACAAATTTCCAGCTATAAGCAATACAAACTGAAGAATATTGTGGATACTAATGAGAATCCCTGAACAACATCCAGACTACATCAGATCCGTCTCACTGACTCAAGATTTCGACTACAAGTCCTACAAACGGACTACTAATGATAACCACCAAACAATATTTGGGCTTAGTGATCGTCGCTGAAGAACACTTGGACTAAATTTCGAATTCTGCTTGTGAAGTATCTACGCACGCCTCTGGTCTTGGCATTCATGCAATCCAAGTTCGAGGGGCGAGACAGCAAGCCAGAAGTCCTTCTCTCCTTCGATCCAGAAAACATGAAAGAGAAGAACTTTCTGAGTGACCCCGTTGACGTATTTCATCTAAGGACAAATCTTGGAAATCCCACGGCAAACATGCTTGATGGAGCGTTTAAAGTGCGCACTTCCTGGGAAAAGTGTTCTGCTACAACAATTCAAGGCTTTACCCAAATCTCAGTCACCGACAACATATGGCGAGCACCGATCAGAATAGCAAGCTTCCCTCATTATGCTGCAGTAATATGTTTTCTCATCCAATCTTGGCCTGAAAAGGACATGCAGGCCACTGAGCTTTTAGTTGGTCAATTCACGATACAGATGCGAGCAAACGATCTGTACTGCTTTCCGATCAAAAAAGATGGACGACACATAAAGCTTCCAGACAAAAGACTTTCTTACGCAACACTGAAGACATCGAGATGTTTCAATAAGAAATATTCGGAGACACTTTGGTTCTACGTGAACGGGAACCGGGACAAAGTCGATCGTTATATACAGACTCCTCAAGACGCCATTGCACTATGTGCAGTTTTGTTCTCCGAAGTGATCAGGTATCCTGCCATGTTTGTTCACAACATCCTCCTGATGCAGCACTTGAAAACTTGGGAGGAGTTTCATGACAATCATCCCATGTTGACAGGAGGCTCATGGAAAGGTGGATCAAGCAATCTGGGCCAAGTGACTCTTCCAGAGAAGGttaaacagagagaagaaagaaacctCTTCCGCTGTGTCAAggaaaaaatgtgacaaaaaccAACTAACACTTCCACCAAGAGCAACCTAAGaggttgaaaaaaataaaataaataaaaaatgaaggcATTGATCACTTGTAGTAGAACCGGAAATGCTCTGTGACAGTGCTGGCAGTCTCTAACTActaattaatcttttttaatcaaaatgtaatagatCTTCAGGGTCTTCCAAGAGTCTCTCATTAAACATTCgagatttaaaaagacaaaagacaaaacataattttggaTAGCGCGGTCGTAAGCGATTTTTGTTGgctttcaaataatttttaagttaAGACAGCTTTGGGGTTTAACCAATATGTCCATATAAATGTACAGCAGCACAGTATATGTCCATATGAACTTAAACAAAGTGTTATTTTCTAGTAAGTGCATTCGTTGTAATAAAACACCTTAATTAGAATCTTTACATTAAATGTACAGAAACTGGCAACAATCATAAAacctgcaaaaaacaaaacaaaaaaacaccaaagaATTATATACTATTTCCAGCCTCAAACTACATTCCATCACAGGGAAATATTAAGCGGGATCTGGTACAGTGCATTCATGCAAACGAGAGTAAAAAATACAATCCCTTAAGATCTCGTTCTATTTCTCCTCACAGATCTCAGACTTTGAGTATCAACTCTTTTGAGTTGATAGTAGCAGCTCTCACACAAATggactcaaacacacactcagtaTAACACTATTCTCTCACAGTCGCTGCTGCGGACCATTTCTTATTTGCACGAGTTGTTTAAAGAAATCTCGTTTTCGGGTAAATGTTATAAACATGTTTGCCAGGCAAACAAAAAGCGTTCTCAAATATTTGAGGGGACCAGGGGCCAAATGGAGAAAAGGCACACCGGAGCAATGTAATGGGTACAATCTTCAAAAAAGAGACGAAACCAAGCACTTTACTGTACAACTTCTCTACAGCCGGGTTCGTCGATCATATATCATTCCAGGACAGACATGAACCTTGTTGTTACGTGCCGTGTGTGTTCTGGTTGTTTGTGTggtctttttgtttgtctttccCCGAGAGCTGTCTCTCTTCCGCTCCCTATCTTTCGTTCTCTCAGGTACGCGCTTGCTGATTGGAGGATGCGGCTGTCCATCATCGTCCCGGAGTCGCCGGTGCAGCCAACCCGACGTCTTCCGGCAGTTTAAAAAGCGCGCCGCTTGTTACGTTCGGTAGCTCAGAGCTCATTGTTGAGTGTGTATGCAGGTGTTTCGTGACATAGttgatttgtttcagttttccgGTGTGAGTTAATGTGTCTAACTCATTTAGATCCAACATCTTGGTTGACATTGTTGCCTAGAATTAACTGTCCTTTCTCTTGGGGAAAAGAGAACAGGGTTAGGTCGTACGACACACATTTTGCACGTAGCTATTTCATGTTAGACACACCAGGTAAGGAGTGAGCGCccttttgtacttttgtttttcgtCCTAGTGAGAGTAGGTTATTTACGGCGCCGCACGCGCTGaagatttcagtttgtttttcacatttttctttggttagtTTACTGGGATATTGGGCTACTTAGTTTggggttttgttatatttatttctttactttggcGCCTCTCttagttctttttttccctttcacacactttgtaaatatttcacactCTTTATCAGTGTCGTATAATAAACCGCTAAAACGGACTCTGTCGTTGTGCCTGGTCATTTTTACAACTCCGCCccagcattcattttaaatgttgcgtCCTCACCTCTAGACCCTTTTAAAGATCGTAACACTTGTGGTTAAGGATCAGTTTAGCTTCACAGTCCACACAGCTATAACGGCTCAGTCCCAGAGGTTTGTCTTCTACAGCATTAATCTGTGCTGAAACGAGCCGGATCCAGACACAGTCTTTATTTACGGtttatagcgcttttaacaatacagactgtGCTAAAGCACCGAACAGCATCAAATGGGAGAATAGAGTCATAGTGAGGTATAATGGCAAGATCAAACACTTCATTTTCAGCTAAAGGCATTGAGTTCAGAGAGGTCTTTGTCTCACTTGAACTTAAGTGTCCACGACTAAGCAGGCCAAAGGAGaccggcaaggaaccaaaaccccatccgtgatagaactgaaaaaaaaaaaccttgggagaaagcAGACTCAGTTGAGGACAGTCCCTCTCTGACCTGAGGAAAGCAGctcttaatttccagttcagtTAGTAGTGTATAAAACACTATAGAAATAAGCTTGACTCATTTGTAATGTGTTTCCATTCTGCcaggttttgtgtttgtgttgtttaaaacttttaactgaaaaaatgaatacatacataaaaatcagGATTATATTGATCCAAGCAGAAGGgtggatttaaaaagaaaatgcaaatcaataaataatacaaaaatacaagatTTGCATAACATCTTAGTTTAAGCTTTTTCAAGGCAATGATCtaccatttttttatgtttcaaaaagTAACTACTTCTGAATTGCGTTGATTAGATTACTTTCACTTACTTTCAGTTTCAGTTAACCAGAAGCATCTACTTCACACTTGATTTGTGTGGGCTGGGTACTGTATTTAAGTTACTGTAACACTTGGGgctttaactaaatatttttttgaaataaaatcccCATTCTGTATTCCCATTCTCTTGTGAAAAATGATACAGGGACTGATGTTCATTTATCACATGCACTTCTACAGATAGTTTGAACTCAAAAGTGTGATGCTGCTGAAATCTTTACCGTTAACGAGTGACGTCGGTAAAGTTTGTAGAGTAGTTCATTCATCTTCTCCTGAGATCTGAAGAGTGTGGTTTGTTATCAGCAGGTGTCTAACACCTCTTTAGTGTTTTTAACACGTTACTACTGTTGGTGGCTCTcatataaactcaaaacagtGTTGGTTTGTCTCTGGGGGTTTTGCTGTCCTCACGATTTAATGTTTGCAGTCAAAGTCCTTtaagagagacaaacacagcatAAAAAGCACAGCGCATCCGGAAAAGAGTCAAAGACCAAACATTTGATGGTGAGTATCATTTGAATCACACTCTTTTGAATAGACTTGGGAAGAtagtttaatttgtatattgAGTATACTGAGGCAAAAGTCACAGTTAATAGTCAGTACTTAGAACTGAACCCTGTTTTAAATTGTGAGcgtaataatttatattattttttacaaaactgaTAGTTGCggtccttgattctgattggctgaactGCAGTCAAAGCCATTGTAAAATACTCTACAAACATACACCtgttgtttacatttgtgtgttgCTCGGCAACCGCTGCGTTCCCACCACAGCCATTTCTGACAAATCTCTTATTTGGCAGAAGAATACCGTtttgcttgatttatttatttttttggtaatcATTACACTGTATTTGCTCTGCTTTATTTCGCGAGTCTATTCTGATTGGCTTCATTCTCCTCCGCACAGAAAGGATGGAGCTTCTACGCACCTCTCTTGTTTTGCTCCTTGTCTTCTGTTTGCCTTGGCCAAGCGCCGGGAAAATCTTCTCCACTCATCTGGGAACACTATGCATCGAAGCCTGCGAGTCCCACGGTGGCGAGCACAAGTGCAAGACTATTGACACAGATGGAAAATGCAATACGATGTACTGTTCACCTCAAGAAAACATGGATTACCAGGGACGGCAGTGCAGCGCCGACAGCGCCTGTCAGAAACATGGACAGGACTACTACTGGTGCCAAATTGATTTAATCCATTGGGGATACTGTGGGCATGTGATGGACCTCAAGAACCACTATGGATCTTACTACGGAGTGCCATGCTACGACTACTGTGAAAAAAGACATGAAGACTACTATTGGTGCCACACTGCGAAGGGATGGGATTACTGCTCTCCCTCTGAAAACACAGATTACAGGAACAAGCAGTGTAAAGAAGACAGTCCGTGTGAGAAACAGGGTAAAAACTACAACTGGTGCTGGCTCCAGGAGGGAGACTGGGGTTACTGTGGGCTTGTGGAGCCAAAGCTGTTGGTCTACTGGACTTTATACGATCACGTTTGCATCGACGAATGCCAGTATTCTGAATATTATGATTACTATTGGTGCCACACTGCCAACGGCTGGGACAACTGCTCTCCAGAGGTGGGTGTAACGTATAAAGGCAAGCCCTGTCGCGCAGACCACTCCTGTGGCTCACACGGTTATA carries:
- the LOC122332321 gene encoding GTPase IMAP family member 4-like; translation: MADWSGSSREPGGHQLRRRGSMTEPPSMFGIKNDLRVVLLGSHADVKASCGNTILGRKAFMKSSLNLLERHDGIVLKRRVVVINTPDLLNLVLSPEEQDVKKLFNLSGPGPHALLLVLKPQSFTDLEKEALKHINIIFGAGASEYVIVVFMHEKYISVRDSESLLQTCRRPHCHLQKNGDQSQVQNLLENIEKIVEPGTNKAPLEPLQRPEIHGNLKRAKSTRAKKNLECVRIVLIGKTGAGKSASGNTILGSKVFESRAAMRSVTKTCHRERGTVCGRPVTVVDTPGLFDKSLSNEEIQQEIMRCIDLSAPGPHVFLLVIAVGPITREERETVQLIKTAFGQKAEAYTMVLFTRGDSLKDQSIEDCIKEDQEIQQLIRACGGRFHVLSNEQKDPAQVVSLLNKINKMMWSNKPSFYTDKMIQELLLEREEEAKREIEAIKVKYEIELKDIQNQLEEEKAKLKVSDLLFNENLQSKMLRKYEAGTTKDSGVTTDTEQTQEKTKKHSEKEKSDYEKEPMNKQKNQLLGTTGVDRQRTETEEEARERESDQEKKQHHQTFLRF
- the LOC122330100 gene encoding uncharacterized protein LOC122330100, giving the protein MELLRTSLVLLLVFCLPWPSAGKIFSTHLGTLCIEACESHGGEHKCKTIDTDGKCNTMYCSPQENMDYQGRQCSADSACQKHGQDYYWCQIDLIHWGYCGHVMDLKNHYGSYYGVPCYDYCEKRHEDYYWCHTAKGWDYCSPSENTDYRNKQCKEDSPCEKQGKNYNWCWLQEGDWGYCGLVEPKLLVYWTLYDHVCIDECQYSEYYDYYWCHTANGWDNCSPEVGVTYKGKPCRADHSCGSHGYSYNWCWTSGSQYDYCGPIESEECAYVHPPHRSRRAPPKNKKQEKEILICTRDDKHNKRVTTFSEVPVDNTHASGFAETNNALRAQASNIIGQWQNWHLRTQATSELITEGNVRIDMQGMEIRNNQPYYNIQVQLNQGRNSRSTSISQVLVPDGVPARYIRRGLLESLNRRARIAIDVNHVEQRQCGSHSS